Genomic segment of Candidatus Dadabacteria bacterium:
AAAAGCCGGGGCGGGCTCAACATAGAGGGTCTCGCCCGATATGGGAAAGACGGGCTTATAATAGGGTTGCGCAACCCGACTCCGGACGGCAAGGCGCTTCTGATTCCGCTTGAAAACCCCGGCGAGGTGGTCGGGGAGGGCAAAGAGCCCCGTTTCGGCGAGCCTGTCCTTCTGCCTCTTGGAGGCCGGGGAATAAGGTCTGTCATAAACGCGCGCGACAGCTATCTGATAGTGGCCGGGGCGCGGAACGGCGCGCCAGACTTCGCGTTTTACAAGTGGGAGGGCGGAAGCGATATCCCTCAGCCTGTGCCCGGTCCGAAAATCGGCGGACTGAATCCCGAAGCGATGGCGTTTTTCCCCCGAAGGGGACTGATCGCGCTCCTGAGTGATGACGGCGCCCTGTGCAAAAACAGATATGGCGACAGATTCCGCGGCACATTTCTCCGCTACTGACTGGGCACGCCAAGATATGAAATGATGGTCGGCAGGACGGCGAAAGAGACCGCCGTTCCGACCGCAATGACGGACGCCACTTTCTCCGGTTCAGCGCCGTATTTTTCCGCAAGCACGAGGCAGGTAACCGCCGTGGGCATGGCGCACTGAAGAACCATAACCTTGGCCGCAAGGTCCGGCACGGCGAAAAACGGAACTATCAAAAGCGCGCTCACCAGCCCGACCGCCACGCGCGAAACCCCGAACAGGGAGGAAACCCAGAAGTTTGAAACCGAACACTCCGAAAGCCGGTATCCCAGCACGAACATCATCCCCGGAACCGCAATGTCTCCGAGAAGACCCACCGCCCTGTCCAGAAAAACCGGGACTTCGTGCCCGCCGAAATTCACCCACATCCCCCCGACCGCCGCGTATATGAGCGGCAGCTTGAATATCTCCGCCACCGCGCCGCGCGGGCTCACAAGGGCGACCCCGGCGGTGTAGTGAAGAACCGCCATCGCCACCATGCACACGACCGCAATCTGAAACCCCTCCTGCCCGAAAGCGAACAGAATGAGCGGCAGCCCCATGTTGCCGTTGTTGGCAAACACCATTGTGGGCGCGTAAACGCGGCGCGGCAGCCCCAGTATCTTCGTGAAGGCGAGCCCCGCAAGCAGGCATACCGCCGAAACGCAGACGAAAAACCCGAAGATCTTTACAACGAAATTAATGTCCATCGCCGGCGAGGCGAATGAGGAAAAGATGAGACACGGCGCGGCAATGTAGAGAACCAGGTCGTTTACGGACGAGATGTCAACGCGCTTGAGCCTGCCGAACACAAACCCCACCGCCACAATAAGAAAAACCG
This window contains:
- a CDS encoding AEC family transporter, giving the protein MPDFGFPLRLEVTDAGIVRIVLPVFLIVAVGFVFGRLKRVDISSVNDLVLYIAAPCLIFSSFASPAMDINFVVKIFGFFVCVSAVCLLAGLAFTKILGLPRRVYAPTMVFANNGNMGLPLILFAFGQEGFQIAVVCMVAMAVLHYTAGVALVSPRGAVAEIFKLPLIYAAVGGMWVNFGGHEVPVFLDRAVGLLGDIAVPGMMFVLGYRLSECSVSNFWVSSLFGVSRVAVGLVSALLIVPFFAVPDLAAKVMVLQCAMPTAVTCLVLAEKYGAEPEKVASVIAVGTAVSFAVLPTIISYLGVPSQ